From Candidatus Wallbacteria bacterium:
AGCATTCTGTCCAATGTCTCCAGAGCCGTTTTTCCACCGAAAGTAGCAGTGTATTCAATCGGCTTCAGCGGCAACAGCGTGCAAAGAGACGTTAATGCCTCAACTTTCATTGTTCCGCCATAGACAAACGGTGAGTCTGCCATCGCCGAATCGGCTGTTACCAGGATCAGAGCAAGTACCAGTGACATTCCTAAAAACTTTTTCAACACTTCTGCAATCCTCCTTAACTTTTATGCTTATCATCAGAAGCGGCCTTTGTTTTCCGATTCATCTCCTTTCAAAAAGATTTGCTTCTGGGTTAAGGCAATTATGGGAGAACAACAGATCTGATTCAAGTTACAAGAAGCTGCATTCCACCTTTGCCTTGATGCATTCTGCAGCGTTCACTTTGCCTTCATTGGAAAAGATCAGATACCAGTTTCCTTCAGCGGGAATTTTGACTGAACTATGCAGAGAGGAAACGTTTTTAAGGACCAGAGCGGCAGAAAACTGCATTCCTGACAGATATCTGGCATAATTCTCCGCATCGCACAGATAAAGATCGATTTTTCCAGCCTGTGTCAGGCAGAAAGTGCTGTTATCATCCGGATTTTGGCCCTGGAGCAACTCGGATTCAACAGTCACGGAAAAATCAAGCTGCATCCCGTCAGGACATTTCAATTCAAAAGGAACCGCAGCAGGCTTCCGGATCTGTCCATAATAAACAGGCGACCAGGTGTAAACTTCAGCTGTGATGCTCCGGTTGATCTTGAATTTTCCGTCGATCAGCCCGATCCCGCTCCTGATTCTGGCTTCAAAGGTCTGCAGTTCATCTCCAAGATTGAGACTGCATTCTCCTTTATTGTCCGTGTAGCTCCACAGGCAGCGCTCCTTCGGGTATCCGCCGGGATTGTCCACGATCACCTGCGCTCCGTCGATAGGATTACCTGAAAGATCAGTCAGCCTGACTCTGAGTTTGCAGGCAGCGCTATAGTGATCTGTCGAATTCCAGACATACCCGTCTCCGCGCCAGTTGAAAACGCCTGTGACCGGAAAATCCTTCCATTTATCATATGTCCCAGGCGCATCCATCATCATTCCGATCGGTTCCCACTGAATCCAGCGTCTGTCATAGAATTCATTCCATTTATGATTGTCGGCATAGGCTGTGGAAAGGAGGCATGGAATCAGGGCAGTCCTGGCTGCCGCTGTGTTCAGGTAGCCGCATTCGCTGCAGCGGCCCTCGTGAAAATTATAAACCCGCACAGGCTGGAACTGGCGCTTCGGAGGTGTGCAAAATTTGATGTTTTCTTTGAGCCATTGGCTGATAGCGCCGATCGCGCCGTTGTCAGGGTCATTTTTTTTCCCGCACCAGAGCACTTCGCAGGTGGAGAGAATGTTTTTCAGTAGCAGTCTGCCTGGATCATTGTGGTTATAAAGATAATCGCGCCAGAAAACACCAGCACCCGGCTCTCCGTGTTCTCCAGTGGCTGGATCGATGTAATCAGGCAGCTCCCTGGTGATTTTCGGGTGCACTATGTACCAGTAATAGATGTCGCGAGGCAGTTCATTCACACAGATTTTCTTGCCGTTACCCACGCGGTAACTTGTTGTCGAATAATAATCTCTGTCAATTCCGGCTATCCCGTGATCGATGATTTTTACGTATTTCAGCTGTCCGGCAGTTTCATAGATCAGCATTGCGTTTTTCTGAATCAGTGAAAGGTCCATCCGGGACAAGTCTTCCGGAGCAAGATGCGCAACGCAGAACGCGATTTCATCAATATAAGGATCTTGAGCATTCAGAATCAGTTCAGCACACTTGATCCTCAAGTCAGGCTGCAGCAGCGATAAATTTCTGATAAGTTCCCAGTAAAGCCACGCTGGAGCCCGTTTCACGGCCTCCAGTGTGGTAGCGTCAAGCGGCTCTTCAGGTAGCTGAGTATCGGAAACCGATCCATTGGAGATATGAACTATGGCGCTCTTTCCGGCAGGGATCATTGTTTTATAAGCAGTTGCGGGAGAGGCGGCAGATAAAGCGGCTGCAGCAATCATTAACAGGATCAAGGTTGTTCTCATGGTGCACTCCTTAAAGAACGAATTTGTTTATTTTACTCCCGCTAAGGTTCGATTGAAACCTCTATTCTGCCGAACTGCAGCTGACAGTCGCAGTAACTTTTTGTCCAGCCTGAATTTCCATGCTGTCCAGATCCAGCATGATGAAATTGCTCCCTACTATAGTTTCCTTGGCATTCGACTGTTCCACAGTAGAACCGGAGATCGACCAGGGAAGAAGAATCACAGGCGGCTTGCATGAAGTCAGATTCTGCTTGAACGGTTTATTAAACAGGACAGTGGCAGTGATCTGCATTTTACCTTCGCCAAGTTCTGTTACGGTATACGATGGAACATACAGCGGATCCATTGTTCTCTTCATCTTCACTTCCCAGGCAGGGTCTCCATAGAGCATTGT
This genomic window contains:
- a CDS encoding transglutaminase-like domain-containing protein — protein: MRTTLILLMIAAAALSAASPATAYKTMIPAGKSAIVHISNGSVSDTQLPEEPLDATTLEAVKRAPAWLYWELIRNLSLLQPDLRIKCAELILNAQDPYIDEIAFCVAHLAPEDLSRMDLSLIQKNAMLIYETAGQLKYVKIIDHGIAGIDRDYYSTTSYRVGNGKKICVNELPRDIYYWYIVHPKITRELPDYIDPATGEHGEPGAGVFWRDYLYNHNDPGRLLLKNILSTCEVLWCGKKNDPDNGAIGAISQWLKENIKFCTPPKRQFQPVRVYNFHEGRCSECGYLNTAAARTALIPCLLSTAYADNHKWNEFYDRRWIQWEPIGMMMDAPGTYDKWKDFPVTGVFNWRGDGYVWNSTDHYSAACKLRVRLTDLSGNPIDGAQVIVDNPGGYPKERCLWSYTDNKGECSLNLGDELQTFEARIRSGIGLIDGKFKINRSITAEVYTWSPVYYGQIRKPAAVPFELKCPDGMQLDFSVTVESELLQGQNPDDNSTFCLTQAGKIDLYLCDAENYARYLSGMQFSAALVLKNVSSLHSSVKIPAEGNWYLIFSNEGKVNAAECIKAKVECSFL